A portion of the Armatimonadota bacterium genome contains these proteins:
- the rpsU gene encoding 30S ribosomal protein S21, with product MPLVEIRDNESLENALKRFKRQLQQHGVLDEARRHERYEKPSDRRRRLAATSERRRRKANARNNR from the coding sequence TTGCCGCTGGTTGAGATTCGAGACAACGAGTCGCTGGAGAACGCTCTAAAGAGGTTCAAGCGGCAGTTGCAACAGCATGGCGTGCTGGACGAGGCCCGACGCCACGAGCGCTACGAGAAACCGAGCGACCGGCGCCGGCGATTGGCCGCGACATCGGAGCGCCGTCGGCGCAAAGCGAATGCACGTAACAACCGTTGA